One window of the Eucalyptus grandis isolate ANBG69807.140 chromosome 6, ASM1654582v1, whole genome shotgun sequence genome contains the following:
- the LOC104450570 gene encoding U11/U12 small nuclear ribonucleoprotein 25 kDa protein isoform X2, with protein MRSGVGCEETGSSSLSCLGPRKIDGEFPDDDEDEGGGRDAVGCVRSYTYRRLPRHLLELSILKLDGSVFDVHVERNATVAALKQAIEDVFSSSPMDGNLGKISWSHVWGHFCLSFDGEKLLNDRAYLKSFKINDGDQLCFVRHLSIDYSPVERQPKNPNVSWRQHQMKE; from the exons ATGCGAAGCGGCGTCGGCTGTGAGGAGACCGGTAGCAGTTCCTTGAGCTGCCTGGGTCCCCGGAAGATCGACGGAGAGTTCCCCGATGACGACGAGgacgaaggaggagggagggacgCGGTGGGGTGCGTGCGCAGCTATACGTACCGCAGGTTGCCTCGGCATTTGCTCGAGCTCTCCATTCTCAAGCTCGACGGCTCCGTCTTCG ATGTTCACGTCGAGAGAAATGCCACAGTTGCAGCACTGAAACAAGCAATAGAAGATGTTTTCAGTTCATCCCCTATGGATGGTAACCTGGGCAAGATTTCATG GTCCCATGTGTGGGGGCACTTCTGCTTGTCTTTCGATGGCGAGAAACTACTCAACGACAGGGCGTACTTGAAAAGTTTCAAAATTAACGATGGTGATCAG CTATGCTTTGTTCGTCACCTGTCCATTGATTATTCACCAGTGGAAAGACAGCCCAAGAACCCCAATGTCAGTTGGAGGCAGCACCAAAT GAAAGAATGA
- the LOC104452214 gene encoding uncharacterized protein LOC104452214 yields the protein MEEHLTEGWELDFLIEEQLDRFYDCNNRAMNPTRLGDVAKMLVPDSTPPLELASVGWFGDWRPSIILGLLLGLVHSSLPVSDPGQIERNLTQFIREVRIEEAIVDGEMAEIQATCVLQLPFARPSKGPDGVFPLRAVYSEFKKIKQVINKAQQLRFRTLELVVRKILDTTDAAAFLVAFEKIRHELHCYAAEREQRKGPVTVSTRGLRSISERECGSQSPRRSVKSIDKRLLRNARRDCKGRYQTHEDGTALARFIEELQRELQEHCTQSKKM from the exons ATGGAAGAACATCTAACAGAAGGGTGGGAACTAGACTTCCTAATCGAAGAACAGCTGGACCGGTTCTATGACTGCAACAACCGCGCAATGAACCCGACCCGGCTCGGCGATGTGGCCAAAATGCTGGTGCCCGATTCGACTCCACCCCTCGAGCTGGCCTCCGTGGGCTGGTTCGGCGATTGGAGGCCCTCCATAATCTTGGGCCTCCTTCTTGGGCTGGTGCACTCCTCGCTGCCGGTGTCCGACCCGGGTCAGATCGAACGGAACTTGACACAGTTCATCCGCGAGGTCAGGATCGAGGAGGCGATCGTCGATGGGGAAATGGCTGAGATTCAGGCCACGTGTGTGCTGCAGCTTCCGTTTGCTAGGCCAAGTAAGGGACCTGATGGTGTTTTCCCGTTGAGGGCAGTCTATTCTGAGTTCAAGAAAATCAAGCAGGTCATCAACAAGGCGCAACAGCTCAG GTTCAGGACATTGGAGCTGGTGGTCCGGAAAATCCTGGACACAACTGATGCAGCAGCCTTCCTTGTCGCGTTCGAGAAGATACGGCATGAGCTTCACTGTTATGCAGCTGAACGAGAGCAGCGAAAGGGTCCCGTGACCGTGTCTACCAGGGGCTTGAGGTCCATTTCCGAGAGAGAGTGCGGGAGCCAGAGCCCACGCAGAAGTGTCAAGTCCATTGACAAAAGGCTGCTGAGGAACGCTCGGAGAGACTGCAAAGGAAGGTATCAAACCCATGAGGATGGCACGGCTCTGGCTCGGTTCATTGAAGAGCTTCAGCGTGAACTGCAGGAGCATTGCACCCAAAGCAAGAAGATGTAG
- the LOC104450571 gene encoding adenine phosphoribosyltransferase 5 — protein MGAAENGGDPRLKAISDAIRVVPHFPKPGIMFHDITTLLLDHKAFKDTVDLFVERYRDMGISIVAGIEARGFIFGPSIALGIGAKFVPLRKPGKLPGKIISEPYELEYGTDQLEMHVGAVQPGERTLIIDDLVATGGTLSAAIRLLERFQAEVVECACVVGSPVVQGECELKEKPLFVLVEPHH, from the exons ATGGGGGCAGCAGAGAACGGAGGAGACCCGAGATTGAAGGCCATCTCGGACGCCATAAGGGTCGTTCCTCACTTCCCGAAACCAG GCATAATGTTCCACGACATAACCACGCTGTTGCTCGATCACAAGGCCTTCAAAGACACGGTTGACTTGTTCGTGGAGCGTTACAGGGACATGGGCATCTCCATCGTAGCTG GCATTGAAGCCAGGGGATTCATATTTGGGCCATCTATTGCTTTGGGTATTGGTGCCAAGTTTGTCCCTCTCCGGAAACCGGGGAAGCTGCCAG GAAAAATCATATCTGAACCATATGAACTCGAGTATGGCACTGATCAACTCGAGATGCATGTCGGAGCTGTTCAGCCGGGGGAACGTACCTTAATTATCGATGATTTGGTAGCCACTGGTGGGACACTTTCCGCTGCAATAAGACTTCTAG AACGCTTTCAGGCTGAAGTGGTTGAGTGCGCTTGTGTTGTTGGTTCGCCTGTTGTCCAG GGAGAATGTGAGCTGAAGGAGAAGCCGCTGTTTGTTCTTGTGGAGCCCCaccattga
- the LOC104450570 gene encoding uncharacterized protein LOC104450570 isoform X1: MRSGVGCEETGSSSLSCLGPRKIDGEFPDDDEDEGGGRDAVGCVRSYTYRRLPRHLLELSILKLDGSVFDVHVERNATVAALKQAIEDVFSSSPMDGNLGKISWSHVWGHFCLSFDGEKLLNDRAYLKSFKINDGDQLCFVRHLSIDYSPVERQPKNPNVSWRQHQMLPPYSNDCKEAEAANSEDDADDWDYINYNNHEDHEIPMPEFRLAHFLRGWLSYSKLWRVKRKGSEAPRRAARFAMRCLGGGPGMIRL, translated from the exons ATGCGAAGCGGCGTCGGCTGTGAGGAGACCGGTAGCAGTTCCTTGAGCTGCCTGGGTCCCCGGAAGATCGACGGAGAGTTCCCCGATGACGACGAGgacgaaggaggagggagggacgCGGTGGGGTGCGTGCGCAGCTATACGTACCGCAGGTTGCCTCGGCATTTGCTCGAGCTCTCCATTCTCAAGCTCGACGGCTCCGTCTTCG ATGTTCACGTCGAGAGAAATGCCACAGTTGCAGCACTGAAACAAGCAATAGAAGATGTTTTCAGTTCATCCCCTATGGATGGTAACCTGGGCAAGATTTCATG GTCCCATGTGTGGGGGCACTTCTGCTTGTCTTTCGATGGCGAGAAACTACTCAACGACAGGGCGTACTTGAAAAGTTTCAAAATTAACGATGGTGATCAG CTATGCTTTGTTCGTCACCTGTCCATTGATTATTCACCAGTGGAAAGACAGCCCAAGAACCCCAATGTCAGTTGGAGGCAGCACCAAAT GTTGCCTCCATATTCGAATGATTGTAAAGAGGCAGAAGCAGCAAACAGTGAGGATGATGCTGATGATTGGGATTACATTAACTACAACAATCATGAAGACCACGAGATTCCAATGCCAGAATTCAGGTTGGCCCACTTCTTAAGAGGATGGCTTTCATACTCCAAATTATGGAGGGTCAAAAGGAAGGGCTCGGAAGCACCTAGGCGCGCTGCCAGATTCGCCATGCGTTGTCTAGGAGGTGGACCTGGAATGATACGATTGTGA
- the LOC104450573 gene encoding uncharacterized protein LOC104450573, with product MSAVVCGSKRSLFDDIPSPPSPPSCKKIRRFSPSSSSSSPPPAWPAPAVAHLDRLLQLFPHMEPQILERALVECGDDVEAAIRRLHELCLGPAADNGGFSEEPGVNVDQGDRDDADVPCEPSTNLPVDGAGWVDVFVKEMMSATSLDDARARATRVLEFFEQSVSGQAGAEAVKSVQKEHMMLKEQMEAVLRENAILKRAVAIQHERQKEHEEKNRELQHLKQLVSQYQEQLRVLEVNNYALSMHLRQAQQSNSFHGSYPPDVF from the exons ATGTCTGCAGTAGTTTGCGGGAGCAAGCGATCGTTGTTCGACGACATACCTTCTCCCCCCTCGCCCCCGTCCTGCAAGAAGATCCGCCGCTTCTCCCCGTCGTCTTCCTCGTCTTCTCCGCCCCCGGCTTGGCCGGCGCCGGCGGTGGCCCACCTCGATCGGCTCCTCCAGCTTTTTCCCCACATGGAACCCCAG ATTCTCGAGAGAGCATTGGTAGAATGCGGGGACGATGTAGAGGCTGCCATTAGGAGGCTGCACGAGCTCTGTTTGGGTCCTGCTGCGGATAATGGAGGGTTTTCTGAAGAACCTGGTGTTAATGTTGACCAAG GTGATAGAGATGATGCTGATGTACCTTGTGAGCCATCAACCAACCTTCCCGTTGATGGTGCAGGGTGGGTGGATGTATTTGTGAAAGAAATGATGAGCGCCACAAGTTTAGATGATGCCAGAGCACGTGCCACAAGAGTGCTCGAGTTTTTTGAACAGTCTGTCAGTGGACAAGCTGGGGCTGAGGCTGTTAAAAGTGTCCAGAAG GAACATATGATGCTGAAGGAGCAAATGGAGGCAGTCCTTCGGGAGAACGCAATTCTCAAACGTGCTGTGGCTATTCAACATGAACGTCAAAAGGAACACGAGGAGAAGAATCGTGAGCTGCAGCACCTGAAGCAGTTAGTATCTCAGTATCAAGAACAGTTAAGAGTACTTGAG GTCAACAACTATGCCTTGTCGATGCATTTGAGACAGGCCCAGCAAAGCAACTCTTTCCATGGGAGTTATCCTCCCGATGTCTTCTGA
- the LOC104450570 gene encoding U11/U12 small nuclear ribonucleoprotein 25 kDa protein isoform X3, giving the protein MRSGVGCEETGSSSLSCLGPRKIDGEFPDDDEDEGGGRDAVGCVRSYTYRRLPRHLLELSILKLDGSVFDVHVERNATVAALKQAIEDVFSSSPMDGNLGKISWSHVWGHFCLSFDGEKLLNDRAYLKSFKINDGDQLCFVRHLSIDYSPVERQPKNPNVSWRQHQII; this is encoded by the exons ATGCGAAGCGGCGTCGGCTGTGAGGAGACCGGTAGCAGTTCCTTGAGCTGCCTGGGTCCCCGGAAGATCGACGGAGAGTTCCCCGATGACGACGAGgacgaaggaggagggagggacgCGGTGGGGTGCGTGCGCAGCTATACGTACCGCAGGTTGCCTCGGCATTTGCTCGAGCTCTCCATTCTCAAGCTCGACGGCTCCGTCTTCG ATGTTCACGTCGAGAGAAATGCCACAGTTGCAGCACTGAAACAAGCAATAGAAGATGTTTTCAGTTCATCCCCTATGGATGGTAACCTGGGCAAGATTTCATG GTCCCATGTGTGGGGGCACTTCTGCTTGTCTTTCGATGGCGAGAAACTACTCAACGACAGGGCGTACTTGAAAAGTTTCAAAATTAACGATGGTGATCAG CTATGCTTTGTTCGTCACCTGTCCATTGATTATTCACCAGTGGAAAGACAGCCCAAGAACCCCAATGTCAGTTGGAGGCAGCACCAAAT TATCTGA